Genomic segment of Arvicola amphibius chromosome 7, mArvAmp1.2, whole genome shotgun sequence:
TAAGACatgaggggggaaggggagggagagagggagagagagggagagagagggagagacggagagagagggagagagggagagagggagagagctaggaaactataataaaaattgaTACTTTACATTAGCATGTACATGATTCCTCTCTATAActaaattcaattttttaaaaaaattgcatgaaaaaatatgtttaattttggATATCAGTTGACTGGTTTGAAGAATATTTGTGgtgaatgggggctggagagatggttaagagcactgactgctttttcagatgtcctgagttcaatttccagcaaccacatagtggctcacaaccatctgtaatgagatctggtgccctcttctggcctgcaggcatacatggaggctgaacactgtgtacataataaataaataaatcttaaaaaaatattggtggacagtggtggcccatgcctttaatcccagcacttgggaggcagaggcaggtgtatctctgtgagtttgaggccagcctggtctacagagtaagtgccagcacagccaaggctacacagaaaagccctgtctcaaaacaccaacaaacagggggtggagagatagctcagtggttaagagcaccgcttgctcttccagatgtcctgagctcaattcccagcaaccatatggtcactcactaccatctgtaatgagacttgGGACCTTCTCCTTaccagcaggcatacatgtagacagaacactatatacataataaataaatattttaaaaaccaacaaacaaaacaaattacatCCCTGTTCTTGAGGGTGTCTATGAGGGTTCTTCTAGAGAAGACGGATGAGAAAGTAGAGTAGTGGGGAAGATCCACCCTCCGTGTGTGTTACTTTTAACAGGACACCCTCAGTCGTCAAGCCTTCAGTTTCGGAGGCCCTTGGATTGGACTGAGCCATGCTACTGGCACTTTAGGGTTTCTTGCTTGCAGGTGGTATGTGAGCCATTTTTGTAATAGATTACCTTAACAATATGGATATCAATTATTTATCTAGCTATCCATCTACCCACATAGTGTATTGGTTCTGTCCCTTTGGAGAACCTTGAGTAATACGAATTTTAAAGTCAATAGTTGTTCTGGAGAGCacgatcatcatcatcatcattattaaagATAGGATCTttttatgtggcccaggctgacctgcaCCCATGTGGTATAGctcagctggctttgaattcacattTGAATTAGATTCTCTAGCCTTATCCTCCCAAAAACACTACCACACCTGACTCaagaaagttttgtttgttttttttctttgagagcaTCTCACTAagcagccctagctggcctggaactttctctgtaaaccaggctccaattcacagagatgttgggattaaaggagtgtacctcCACACTTGGCCAACAAACAGAATTTTACTGGGCGTTGTAAATTGGTTTTTGgcatttctgaaattttatttttaaatttgatttaacttagagacagggttttattatgtagccctgactggcccagAACTTGGTATATAGACCAAGtaggcctccaactcagagatctgtcagcttctgcctctcaagtgctgggattaattccGCACCAAGCTGGAATTGGTTTTCTATCTAATTTTACCTAAACTGCTATGCTGTCTAAGAGCACAGAGAACCCTGATTGCCACTGAAAGCGTGAAGTCAGTGATAGTGCTTCGCTAGCAAATTTAGGATATATAAGTATAAATACAGAGTCAATCATTAGCACCTCCCCAAAGGTTGGGACCATAACTCcttgttttaaaatcatttatttattttttattttatgtgcattggtgttttgcctgcatgtgggtgtcagatctcttggagctggagttacagacagctgtgaaacCACCATGTGGCAGCAAGGAATTGAACcgaggtcccctggaagagcagctaatggtcttaatcactgagccatctctccacccctggaATGATGAAGTCTATCCAATATAATAATTTGGCAATTATCAGCGAATTGGCAGGTGAGTACACGCAAAACTGCAAGCATACATTTTCCAGATTGGCCCAGACTCACTGGCATAATGCTAGCCAGTCTCTCAGAGGCAGCTAGGAAAACACAGATGCTCTTTGGATTCCAAGAGACCCGATCAACGAGATCTGCCAGACTCTTCCAGAAAGGCCGACTAGCTAGGAGGGGCGGGCTACTTGCTTTTGTAAAGTCGGTGATCCCCCAACAGCAACCAGTGCTGCAGAGATGAACCAAAAATAAGGCACCAGTAAGCCGGCATGCTTTCGCACtactgacttttttctttgtctggCATGGAACTACTTCAGGTCTGTGTCCCGTGTGCTTGCTTAGTTGTATTATACGTCATCAAagctaaaaaggaaaacagaagtggAATTGGAAGGGTTCTCATAAGAGCTATTGTTCAGAGGCGTGTcgttcccttcccccacctttaTTGTTGCACATCGTGCTACACCCTGTAGAACTAGTTAAAGCTTTTATTCAGGGCTATGTacaattttatgtttctgtgGAAACATGGCATCTAGATCAGATATTTACTTGCATCCTGAAATTTATTGTTAGTTGTTTTGTTATCAGATTACCTGATCAAAAGCACTCTTTATTTCAAATTacttctttcttcaaattcaGCCACCTAAACTGCTGTTGGTGGTACAAGTCCAGTGTATTTGGAATTGAAGCAACCTAATAGCAAATGTAAGTCCACTATGGGCAGGTAGCAAGTTCCCCGCCTGCCTAGGCTCCACAGGGAGACTGCTACAAAGAcgacaacaaacaacaaaaataaatgaaaaaaatattattttttagatttattattaaaTCTACCAAGTACTTTTAGGTATGAAGTATACTAAGGGTGATATTGTTCGCCAATTTCTACAATGATTTGGCTGTGGTAGAAAGAAAAGCCGATGTTTAATAAGAAGAGGGACCCCTATCGTTGACGCCTGTTTATTGCAGTTGTTTTAAGTTGTTTTATAAATTCACGCCAGTAGGTGCCAGTGTTGAGTGTCGGCTAAGATCGTTTTTCtgactcaaaaatattttaaaagcttgcggtcttaaagaaaaatctttaagaaaacgATGTAAAAATAaggttgaaaaacataaaaagagacGGGGTCTcgctatgttgcccaggctggagTGCAGTGGCTATTCACAGGCGCGATCCCACTACTGATCAGCACGGGAGTTTTGACCTGCTCCGTTTCCGACCTGGGCCGGTTCACCCCTCCTTAGGCAACCTGGTGGTCCCCCGCTCCCGGGAGGTCACCATATTGATGCCGAACTTAGTGCGGACACCCGATCGGCATAGCGCACTACAGCCCAGAACTCCTGGACTCaagcgatcctcctgtctcagcctcccgagtagctgggactacaggcgtgcgccaccgcgcCCGGCGATCGGCAGCGCGGCCGGGAAGATACTAGAGGTTTGGCTGCAGTGACGTCACCACTGTGCCCGCCCCGTCGTCTTTAGAGCTGTCACTCAAACCGCCCTGCCCCGACCAACGCCGTCGCACTGCGCACGCGTCACGCCTTAGCGGTGTATTCTGGGTAAAGTGTGGCTCCGGAAAGTTTGAAGAGCGCATGCGTGCGCTGGCTCGCTCCTTTTGGCTCGTCGGCCGTCAGTGAGGCAACATGGGTCACCAGCAGCTCTACTGGAGTCACCCGCGGAAGTTCGGCCAGGGATCCCGCTCCTGGTGAGAAGCGGATTGTGGGGTTGTGTGTAGGGAAAACGGCCGCTGTGGGCGGCGGGGCTGCTGGAGGTGAAGGCGAGGCCGGGTGTTCGGAGCCTCCGTGGCGGCCGCCGCCATTACGGGCCCGTGCCGGACGGGCGGGCGGGGTGCGGGCGGTGCTCCGTCCTCGGTGAGAAATGGCCTGCATGAATGccgtctctttctcttcccccgtCCAGCCGCGTCTGCTCAAACCGCCACGGTCTGATCCGCAAATACGGGCTGAACATGTGCCGCCAGTGTTTCCGGCAGTACGCGAAGGACATCGGCTTCATTAAGGTACGCGCCCTCCGACGCCATGGTCCCCATGCGGGCGGGAGCCTCCGACCGAGACCCACACGCTGAGGGTGCTGGAAAGGGCAGGGTGACCCATGGCTGGCCAGGTTTGGGTGTCAGGTTGAGGAAAATGTTTAGCTGAGTAGGAGAGCCTACGCTTTCTCCGTAGTAGCTGAGGATTTGCTAATCGACTACGTGTCTTAAATGTCCTGCCGGGGGCGTTTGATCATAGGTTGGGAAGAGCCTTACACTGCGGGCCCGGTAGAGACTTGTTTAGCCAAGGTTTTGTCTTTTGTAGGTTCTGAGGTCGAGGTCACATTAATGCTACTTGAAACTTTGTTGATTGCCCAAGTCACTTTTTGGTCAAAAACAATTTGCTTTTTGGCATAAAACTACCAGATTTCTCTTTAACTGTACGAGTTTGGTTTTTCatgtcagggtttttctgtatccCTGGAACTCATGAGCTCTTGTAGGCCATGCTGGCCTTGgacggctgggattaaaggtgtgagccaccatacccaaaTCCGGGACCAGTCTTTAAAAAGCTTGTGCTTAATGGGGCCTACATATTTTACGTGAGCTCTCCGGTGCAGCAGGGAcagttttaaattcaaaataacaatattggaaaaaaatttccaatataAAAATCATTACCGTAAGCCTAGTAATACACAGTGTGGAGATTTGAATGACTCAGTGAGAGGATCGTAGATTAGAACGGCTCTAAGCTACACAGTAGTTTTTTCAGACTAAGGAGCCGTGGCAAACTGCTTTGTAGCTCTCTAGAACACTTGGTTCGGGTTGTTTTCTGTGGTATTGGGGTGAGTGAACTAGTAAAAGATGGCGGGatctaataaattctttttttctttgcagttggACTAAGCGACCTTGAATGGATTCTTCAAGACTCAACCCAGTGGAAAAGATCAATGCCAGTCTTTgtacataagaataaaaaaaagtgaagatcttcaagttgtggttttttttttttttttttttggagactgggTTTCTAAAtataagctggcctcaaattcagatcaTTAATCTGCTTCTGCCCCTCCCCCGTtttttcaaggtttctctgtagctttggagcctatcatgaactagatcaggctggccttgaactcactgagatcctcctgcttcctgagtgctggagtgcACCACCTCCTGTCGTTAAGAGCATTTTATCAATCTAAATTCTCAGTTCTGATAGGTGGTGTTTTACTGTccagaaatgattttaaaaatgccttagggtggagggagtgggaacttccCTCCTAAGGCAGGTTTATAAGTTGGTATGTATGatgaaaaaagattttcttttttaaaaaaataaaatgccttagggctggagagagagttctgttttttgggggtggggtgggtgggaggattTATCttgtaactctggctgttctggagcttgctttgcagaccagactggcctccatctgcctgcttctgcctcctgagtgctggcattaaaggctttGCTACCACTGCCCACCCGAGGGTTCTTAAGTGGACCCTACATTTTGATTACGTGCCCCTGTGGCCCATAGCCACCTAGCTCCAGTTCAGGGAATCCTTCCTACGGGTACTACACACATGTAGCTTGCAGACAAATGCTTGCTGATAGCTTTTGCAGATCTAGAAAGCTGGTCAATGAAGGCTAGCTCAGTGATAGGTATAGTAATGAGCTTTTAACTTATCCAGGTAAGTAACAGACCAGAAAGTTGTTTTCACTAAAGTTATGGTCTGTGGACTTGCCATGAGTTTGGGAATCTTACTAGATGCAGTGTTCTTAGCCTGATGGGCGGGTGCTGTACACCTTTTGATCTCAacacgggaggcagagccaggccagggctacatggagactGTCTTGGATAAACATATAGTGCTCTTTGGTTggtagggtttcactgtgtagttgaAGTTTGTCTTGAACTTTGGCTCTCTGTGGCCTCATCATCTAGTGCTTGAATTAAAAGTATATACAATTATATTTGGTTTGCAGTGGTCTTTAGTTACACCCCCAGAGGTAAGaaggggccagcctggtttacatagttccagggctatatagtaagactatCTAAAGGGCAGAGGAGATGGTTTAGTGGATTAAGGTCTTTGCCAAGCCTATAGAACCCACATGATAGGAGAAAGCTCAGTCTTGCAAATTTTCCCCATATGTTCTTCcccatatgtgtatatgtaaatacaAAAGAATTAAGAGATGGATCCTGGAGGTGACTCCGGGTTTGAGAAGCTATTaggtcttggttttgtttttttttttttgttttttgtttttcgagacagggtttctctgtagctttgaagcctatcctggaactagctcgtgtagaccaggctggtctcgaactcacagagatccgcctgcctctgcctcccgagtgctgggattaaaggcgtgcgccaccaccgcccggctagctatTAGGTCTTGGGAATTCTGTACCAAATTCAGATGTGCTGAATTAATTGGTGGGTCAACAGTATTGTGAGTGGAAGCAGAATGCTGGCTGTTAGGAGGCCTTCCTCTTTACGGCTGTGTTGAGAGCATAGCGAGAGCTGTGTTTATGCACTAACCCAGCGCTAAGAGGCTGGGCCCAGAGGAAATGGGACCTAGGCAATGCGAATCTGAGCGGGTGACCTTGGACTGGCACAGGATGGACGGGTTTAGTAGTCACTGCTGACCAGGGATGACAAGGTTCTGTTGAAGGTGGGAGATG
This window contains:
- the Rps29 gene encoding 40S ribosomal protein S29, whose protein sequence is MGHQQLYWSHPRKFGQGSRSCRVCSNRHGLIRKYGLNMCRQCFRQYAKDIGFIKLD